GTGTAATTAAAAGTTAGTTCATAGTTAAACTTTTAAAGTGTTTCAGTATAAAAATGGGGTTTTAAGTGGGGAGATTTTGAAAAGTGAGTGTAAATTGTTTTGGGTAGTTAAAGGTCTGTTATTAGACTTATTAGAACTTATCTAGGTTGTTAAATGAGAAAAATCTAGTTTAGAATAGTTAGGGTCATCTTAGGGTGAGTTATTAGGTGTTTTTAGTTCAAATTGGGGTTTTGCAAGATGGAAACTTGAAATAGGTAAGCTGTGAGTAGCGTGTTATATGGTGTGTTTGAACTTGGTTATGCAGTTCGGAAATTGATATGGGAGTTAGGAAATGTAGAATTGAGTTTGGGTAGTTTAGAAAGGTGATTTTGGTTTCAAGGGGTCAATTTGAGTTAGAGTGATGTTTTTGGACGTTTCTCAATGTTTATAAGGTCCTAGGAACCATTCAAACTTGTGGGGGTAAGTGAGTGAAGTGATCCAAAAAGTGCAAAGTTCTACTGATATTGCTTGAGCACCCAAATAGGACGTTGAGCGCAAAAAAATAGAAGTTAGGGCGTTAAGCTCTAGCTTctgggcgttgagcgccaccgtgccaattttgatttttttttaggttttagaAATATCAAATTTGGGGTTTCGGGTATAAGTTTTgaacgttctttaggtcgttttggAGGTTTTGAAACCTTCCGGAGCTGTTGGTGAgggtttcaaagttgttttcTTTACCTAGTGTGAGTATCATATTGCTATGaagaaaattgtgttattttttatgacaAGTAACAGGGTGtctatttctttaatgtatgatTAGTAGTCTCATGTATTGACATACTATGTGAATGTGAAGTGATCTCAATAGTTTCAAAGGTATGAAAGAGAGTTGCAAGGAGGAACTTCTTAGTGGTGGTTTCATGTATTAtaagtatgaatatgggaagctcagtcttggagttcatcctaacattctaatggtcatccattctcaagtagagaggggtgaAACATGTCATGAGAATAGTAGGAGGTTCTAGTCTAGGAGTTTTACCTTGGTCTAAGgcgagtgataacggactaaccttgtgtagtGGCTTGTGGTTAGCTAGTTGTTGCACCAAggaattcaaattttcattgCAAAATAAAACTCTCATACTCAAGTCACATCAAATATGGAGGTTTAGTGTACCATATGCGACCGAGATCATCTAAGCCAACAAATAATGACATCATGTCGACAAAGACATTTTAGTCACAGTAACTTGATGATCCAAGAGGAAATCATATCTGTAGGAGCATCTTGGTCAGGGCGTAGCACATCATAACTTTAGTTGAAGGCACAAATGAGGATCAAACATAATTGATAATGAGATTAAGGCATAAGATGAATTAGCAAAATCCTAAACAACTTTAGAAAGGTAACTGCCTAAGTAACCTCCAACTAGATAAAAACTCACgaaactattataaataatattgttcaCAAGGTAATTATTAGGTATTCACTCTAGCATTATTACTATCTTATTTACGTGTCTGACTTGAGCATCATATTGTCTTTATAGGCATCATCCACTTAAACGTTAGAGACATCTTACTTAATTCATCTGAGACTACTTGAAGACTTGAAGGATAACAACttatattgaaaaaagaacTTTATAAGACATTTATCATGAATCTTTCAATAATATATCTCGaccatttaagaaaaaaaagagcatAAACTAAAGACTTAAAAgataattcatttataaaaattaaccaACTCATGAGTTTAATAACTTAAGTGATAACTAAATCATATATACTTTTGATACTTATTTAAACAATCTcatttattaaacaattttggtttaaaccctttagttgtccctatttatgtgtGGTTTTCTCATTTTGATCCCTTTCTTATTAAAatccccaattgagtccttaaaagtgctaatttgaatcaatggAGCCCCTaccattaaatttagttaacggggttaagtttttgtaCAGGTAGGAGGTTGATGTGTCAATTTTTGAAACGTGACATGCTGATGTGAGAGTAAAGCTAGAGTTCATTGTCCCCTCCACCATCAACGCAAACCCTCACGCCACCGCAAGAAGAAGCCATCGCGAGACGAAGCTCCTCGCTTCATCTCCTTTATCATGAAACACTTCCTTGCAACCTGCAAAACCTGAAACACAGAAAGCCCCAAATCTCTTCGCACCAGAAACCCTAAATTGCGACTGAAACTCAGGGTTATTGTACGTGCAGATTTGGACGGTAATGTGGCACTATGGGAGGCTATGGTGGGACGACATGAGTCAGTGAGGAAGGTGTTGGCAGAAAATGGAGCTAACTTGCAATGTGGGGATGTGGGCCAGTTTGCATGTACCGCTGTTGAGCAGAACAGTTTGAAGTTGCTGAAGGAAATAAAGCGCTACGGAGGAGATATCACCCTTCCAAGCATCAACAGTGGGACCACAGCTTTGCACGTTGTAGTGTCGGAGGGGAACGTTGAAATTGTGAAATACCTTTTGGATCACGGGGCAAGCATTGACAAGCCGGACAAGCACGGCTGGACCGCCAAAGGTCTGGCAGATCAACAATCTCATACAGAAATAAAAGCCATTTTTTACTTCACTAGGGACCCTAAGGTTCAGTCTTTCGTTACCATTCCCGAGAAGCAGAGTGGGTTCAGGTTCCTTGGAAGGTTTACTAGCAAGGCAACCATGCCTTCACCCCTTGACGGCTCATTTCATGGAACAGGTGCCTCTTGGAGCCAGAGCCAGAACCGTCTAAGGCATAGGAGCAACAATTATCATTATTCACTCTTAGTGATGATGGCAGCAACACATAATGGGGAAAAGGACCTGTTTTTGCCTCTTCGTGACTGAAATGTTCACCTCCGGTACACTTAGACAGTAAGTTCCTTAGTTGTCACTACTATCCCGGCAGCTACATTATTTCTGTCTTTATGCATTCTAGATCTTGTATAGTGGGAtcgtttcttcttctttcttactTTCGGTTGTTTTAATTGTGAAATAGGTATAGGCTAAAGCACAAGAGAGTTAACATCAGAGCAGTGAAGCATTGGTGTAGACAGATCTTGAATGGACTTCTCTATCTTCATAGTCACGATCCGCTTGTGATCCATAGAGATCTAAAATGTGATAACATATTTGTCAATGTGATAACATCTTCGCTGACCTGCAACACACATGAGATGTAAATCACGAAACTTTTCCCTTCGCCCAAATCGTGAAATCACGAAACAGCTCCTCTTTGTAAAACTTGGAGTCGTGCCTCTTTTGCTTTCTACCTTGACCACTATCAAACCTGAAATTTGAAATAGCATCTCCACGATTCACAAAGCTATTTTCCCTATTTACAGAGAGTGCTGAGAATGGAGAAGAATATTGGGATTGAGAATGACGAGAAGATgtaaaaaggagaagaagatggtCAAATGTCACGTTTCAACTCTAAACATGTcacatttaaagaaattaacacGTCATCCTCCCACCTGTGTAAAAACTTAACtccgttaactaaatttaatagCAGGGGcttaattgattcaaattaacacttATAAGAACTCAATTGGGGATTTTCATAAGAAGAGGATCAAAATGGGAAAACCCTACATAAATAAGGACAATGGTTTAAACCaacaattttatatacatttattttaatttgcatTTATATATTGCGCAATTTTCTTGTTCCACATAATAATATCAGAATTCCAACATTTATATCTCCTAAAGTTTACGACTTAGCTAATTGATGAATAAAATGtgagtgtaatttttttttaactttaagagCTACAcgtaaatgaaaaattagtcataatttattattttcaaaattatgatATGTGactgtaattaaaaaaaaattacaagtgcgaaaaatacaatattctttaaattttattatacattataATGTGTAGGcaataacattttcaattttaaatagcCAAAAGataggttttctttttctcttatattaaatacttttatatattttgataaattggCAATTGAAGGAATAAACGACACGTCGTTGGGTAAAAGTAATAGTCGTAGACGCAAAGAGCGGTGTGGTGCAAAATAAGAAGCACTTCTGTTACTCTTCTTCTGTGATTATTCGAAAAACTCTAACGAAAGAGCGAGAAAGAAAGCGAAGAGAGCAATTGCAATGGCGTCGTTTGTTCAATCTATTCTGGATCCAAAGAAGAGCTGGTTCGCCGCTCAGCACATGAAATCCCTCGTCAAACGCCTCAGCAAATACGGttcattcttcttttctctcttgtCGCTCCAATTTCCGCAACCCTAATAGTGCCGATTTGTGAAAATCGTTTTGGGTTTTGTAAATTAGGGCTCCGATACGACGATTTGTACGATCCTTACTACGATCTGGATGTGAAGGAGGCGCTGAATCGGCTCCCGAAGGAGGTGGTGGACGCCCGCCACGCTCGTCTCAAACGCGCCATCGACCTTTCCATGAAGCACGAGTACCTCCCTGACGATCTTCaggttttttttcttcttatttttcgtctattttattattattgctgTTGAGCTTAGTTTCGAGGTATCCTGTTCTTGTTTCTGTTGACTGGTTCCAATTAATTAGGGTTTTAGAGATGATGGATATGTATGAATCTATTGCCTACAATGGTACACGAGGGATGTGTATGAATCTATTACTTACTTGGTCTTTCATAGATTTGTTGCTTTTGTTGGGTTTTAGTTACAACCAAGTtggatgaaaaaagaaaatcatgtgTTGAAATGCTATGATGTGACTGGGTCAAATTCATTAGGTTAAAGACTTGATGGATGGATGTATATGAATGTATTACTAAATGCTTACAGTTGACTGACTTAGAGGATGTACAGAGTCATGATTTTGGATTAATATGGCTAGATGGTGAGAAATGCATTTTGAGGGTTTGAGAAGTTTAGTCACTGTAACCTAATCATGATGTGGAACTACCTGATAATATTGGACAGTCCAAATTTTCGCTAAATGTGCTAAATTGTCTGAGAAAACACTAACTAGTTGTGTTTGTTTCTTATGTGTGTGAAGATTTAATGTCCATTTTGGAGTATGTGCATGTATGAAGAGTTGCATATTATGAAACTTTTGATTATAATGTTGATTTTGGATTCTCATATTTTCTGGTGTTGCCTTAATGACAGGCTATGCAAACACCGTTCAGGGGCTACCTTCAGGATATGCTGGCTCTTGTAAGTGCTGTTGT
This window of the Vigna angularis cultivar LongXiaoDou No.4 chromosome 7, ASM1680809v1, whole genome shotgun sequence genome carries:
- the LOC108319270 gene encoding cytochrome b-c1 complex subunit 7-2, mitochondrial; this translates as MASFVQSILDPKKSWFAAQHMKSLVKRLSKYGLRYDDLYDPYYDLDVKEALNRLPKEVVDARHARLKRAIDLSMKHEYLPDDLQAMQTPFRGYLQDMLALVKRERAEREALGGLPLYQRSIP